Part of the Nitrospirota bacterium genome, ATGGAGACTAACCAGAATTCTTCATGGAGGGCCCAGTCTTAACCCGCATTATTCACGAAGGCTTCTACTACAACCGCCGATACGCTGTTCCGACGGGCGTGCTCGCCACTCAGTCGGTCAACATACTGTTCAAGTATGCTTCCCTCCTTCCCGCCTGCGCTTGCCCGTCTCACGACGCGTCTCAGCGGTTTCGTCACGAACCCTCGTGAATAATGCGGGTTAAAAGTGGGCGACGAGAGTGCTGAGGGTGTCTTTCAGCTGTTTGCGCTCCACGATCATATCGATCATGCCGTGCTCTAACAGGAACTCCGCTCGCTGAAACTGATCCGGCAACTGCTGCTTTATAGTCTGCTCAATCACGCGGGGGCCGGCAAAGCCGATCAGCGCTTTCGGTTCGGCCAGAATCACATCGCCCAGCATGGCAACGCTGGCAGTGACTCCCCCAAAGGTCGGATCGGCTAACAGGCACACAAAGGGAAGTTTGGCTTCGCCCAGCTTGGCGACAGCGGCAGAGGTTTTTGCCATCTGCATGAGAGAGAGAATCCCCTCTTGCATCCTGGCTCCTCCCGAAGTCGTGACCAAAATGACCGGCAATCTGCTCTCCAGGGCGCGATCGATCGCCCTACAGATTTTTTCCCCGACGA contains:
- a CDS encoding acetyl-CoA carboxylase carboxyltransferase subunit beta; the protein is MAWFKKQKTAEVEAPKRSKISEGMWLKCNHCREIVYRKEVERNNKVCPKCDYHFPISVMERIALLVDLGTYKEWDAELSPQDPLNFQDSKSYKDRVKEHQEKTGRKDAMMIGEGMMNGRRVVLCVFDFSFMGGSMGSVVGEKICRAIDRALESRLPVILVTTSGGARMQEGILSLMQMAKTSAAVAKLGEAKLPFVCLLADPTFGGVTASVAMLGDVILAEPKALIGFAGPRVIEQTIKQQLPDQFQRAEFLLEHGMIDMIVERKQLKDTLSTLVAHF